The proteins below come from a single Kitasatospora sp. NBC_00315 genomic window:
- a CDS encoding DUF2304 domain-containing protein: MALSVSAVMLTLVIVVVLIRRSSLKPAHAIICALLGFYLASSSIAPSISEVTSNLAGMINGLKL; this comes from the coding sequence ATGGCTTTGTCCGTCTCCGCCGTCATGCTGACGCTGGTCATCGTGGTGGTGCTGATCCGCCGGTCCAGCCTGAAGCCGGCACACGCGATCATCTGCGCGCTGCTGGGCTTCTACCTGGCGTCGAGTTCCATCGCGCCCTCGATCAGCGAGGTCACCAGCAACCTCGCCGGGATGATCAACGGCCTGAAGCTCTAG
- a CDS encoding ABC transporter ATP-binding protein has translation MAEPILEVRDLVKHYPLTQGILFKKHVGAVKAVDGISFDLHRGETLGIVGESGCGKSTLAKVLMNLERATAGSVLFKGEDISKLSGAGLKAVRRNIQMVFQDPYTSLNPRMTVGDIIGEPYEIHPEVAPKGDRRKAVQDLLDVVGLNPEYINRYPHQFSGGQRQRIGIARGLALKPEVIICDEPVSALDVSVQAQVINLLEQLQTELNLSYMFIAHDLSIVRHISDRVGVMYLGKMVEIGTEEHIYSFPTHPYTQALLSAVPVPDPTGREGRERILLSGDLPSPANPPSGCRFRTRCWKAQERCATEQPLLTVPSLLDGPAAHESACHFAEVRDVVGAG, from the coding sequence ATGGCTGAGCCCATCCTGGAGGTCAGGGACCTGGTCAAGCACTACCCGCTGACCCAGGGCATCCTCTTCAAGAAGCACGTGGGCGCGGTCAAGGCGGTGGACGGGATCTCCTTCGACCTGCACCGGGGCGAGACGCTGGGCATCGTGGGGGAGTCGGGCTGCGGCAAGTCGACGCTGGCCAAGGTCCTGATGAACCTGGAGCGGGCGACCGCCGGCTCGGTGCTGTTCAAGGGCGAGGACATCTCCAAGCTCTCGGGCGCGGGGTTGAAGGCGGTGCGTCGCAACATCCAGATGGTGTTCCAGGACCCGTACACCTCGTTGAACCCCCGGATGACGGTGGGCGACATCATCGGGGAGCCGTACGAGATCCACCCGGAGGTGGCGCCGAAGGGCGACCGCCGCAAGGCGGTCCAGGATCTGCTGGACGTGGTGGGGCTGAATCCGGAGTACATCAACCGGTACCCGCACCAGTTCTCCGGTGGTCAGCGTCAGCGCATCGGCATCGCCCGGGGGTTGGCGCTGAAGCCGGAGGTGATCATCTGCGACGAGCCGGTCTCGGCGCTGGACGTCTCCGTGCAGGCGCAGGTGATCAACCTGCTGGAGCAGCTGCAGACCGAGCTCAACCTGTCGTACATGTTCATCGCGCACGACCTCTCCATCGTCCGGCACATCTCCGACCGGGTCGGCGTGATGTACCTCGGCAAGATGGTCGAGATCGGCACCGAGGAGCACATCTACTCCTTCCCGACCCACCCGTACACCCAGGCCCTGCTCTCCGCGGTGCCGGTGCCGGACCCGACCGGCCGTGAGGGCCGCGAGCGGATCCTGCTCAGCGGTGATCTGCCGTCGCCGGCCAACCCGCCCTCGGGCTGCCGCTTCCGCACCCGCTGCTGGAAGGCACAGGAGCGCTGCGCGACCGAGCAGCCGCTGCTCACGGTGCCGTCGCTGCTGGACGGCCCGGCCGCGCACGAGTCGGCCTGCCACTTCGCCGAGGTGCGGGACGTGGTGGGCGCGGGCTGA
- the mshB gene encoding N-acetyl-1-D-myo-inositol-2-amino-2-deoxy-alpha-D-glucopyranoside deacetylase: MTANPGRRLLLVHAHPDDESIGNGATMARYAAEGVSVTLVTCTLGEGGEVIPPGLAHLTAEREDRLGPHRIGELAHAMREAGVADFRFLGGPGRYRDSGMMGVPDNEVPGCFWRADLDEAAGHLVAVVREVRPQVLVTYDEQGGYGHPDHIQAHRVAMRAHELAADPAFRPDLGPAWRIAKVYWNRMPRSVIEEGLRETAAKASFPGVAAVSDVPGVVADELVTTVLDGREYAGRKAAAMAAHATQITVDGAFFALSNDLGQPLVATEYYQLVRGERGPGQPERDLFAGLGTDDPADNAAADRAAATEESDR; this comes from the coding sequence ATGACCGCGAATCCCGGCCGCCGCCTGCTCCTGGTGCACGCCCATCCCGACGACGAGTCGATCGGCAACGGCGCGACGATGGCCCGCTACGCCGCCGAGGGTGTCTCGGTCACCCTGGTGACCTGCACCCTCGGCGAGGGCGGCGAGGTGATCCCGCCCGGCCTCGCCCATCTGACGGCGGAGCGGGAGGACCGCCTCGGCCCCCACCGGATCGGCGAGCTGGCCCACGCGATGCGTGAGGCCGGTGTCGCCGACTTCCGCTTCCTGGGCGGCCCGGGGCGCTACCGCGACTCCGGGATGATGGGCGTGCCCGACAACGAGGTGCCCGGCTGCTTCTGGCGGGCGGACCTCGACGAGGCCGCCGGTCACCTGGTGGCGGTGGTCCGCGAGGTCCGTCCGCAGGTGCTGGTCACCTACGACGAGCAGGGCGGCTACGGCCACCCCGACCACATCCAGGCGCACCGGGTCGCGATGCGCGCCCACGAGCTGGCCGCCGATCCGGCGTTCCGGCCCGACCTCGGGCCGGCCTGGCGGATCGCCAAGGTCTACTGGAACCGGATGCCCCGGTCGGTGATCGAGGAGGGCCTGCGCGAGACGGCCGCCAAGGCGTCCTTCCCCGGCGTCGCCGCGGTCTCGGACGTGCCCGGGGTGGTGGCCGACGAGCTGGTCACCACCGTGCTGGACGGCCGGGAGTACGCGGGCCGCAAGGCCGCCGCGATGGCCGCTCACGCCACCCAGATCACGGTGGACGGGGCGTTCTTCGCGCTCAGCAACGACCTCGGCCAGCCGCTGGTGGCGACCGAGTACTACCAGCTGGTGCGCGGGGAGCGCGGGCCCGGGCAGCCGGAGCGCGACCTCTTCGCGGGCCTGGGCACGGACGACCCCGCCGACAACGCCGCCGCCGACCGGGCCGCCGCCACCGAGGAGAGCGACCGATGA
- a CDS encoding ABC transporter permease, with translation MGRYMLRKLANYLVLVIVAASLTYFLAGLSLNPKAKFEGRNPAVPIATITKSLDDINQNPDTPIVERFATWANGVAHGDLGRTIDNSSVNDDFGRRVGVSTRLLLIATLLGSVGGVALGALGAIKQYRAFDRITTILSFLILATPVFVLGSALQFGATKLNDGSQLIKVTGEYDSQYSGQWGFDALVNRGQHILLPMITLVLLQVALYSRYQRSTMLDVLGSDFLRTARAKGLRRRQALVKHGLRTAVLPVVPLLVYNIVLLFTGATITEKTFGWHGMGEWLVSSITRNDINSVAAVGLFTAIVVLIAGLLSDLLYAALDPRVRT, from the coding sequence TTGGGTCGCTACATGCTGCGCAAGCTGGCCAATTATCTGGTCCTGGTCATCGTTGCCGCATCCCTCACGTATTTCCTGGCCGGTCTGAGCCTGAACCCGAAGGCGAAGTTCGAGGGCCGCAACCCGGCCGTCCCCATCGCCACCATCACCAAGTCGCTCGACGACATCAACCAGAATCCGGACACGCCCATCGTGGAGCGGTTCGCGACCTGGGCCAACGGTGTCGCCCACGGCGATCTCGGCAGGACCATCGACAACAGCTCGGTCAACGACGACTTCGGCCGCCGGGTCGGCGTCTCCACCCGGCTGCTGCTGATCGCCACCCTGCTGGGATCGGTCGGTGGTGTCGCGCTCGGCGCGCTCGGCGCCATCAAGCAGTACCGGGCCTTCGACCGGATCACCACCATCCTGTCGTTTCTGATCCTGGCCACGCCGGTGTTCGTACTGGGCAGCGCGCTGCAGTTCGGCGCGACCAAACTCAACGACGGCTCGCAACTGATCAAGGTGACCGGGGAGTACGACTCCCAGTACTCCGGCCAGTGGGGCTTCGACGCGCTGGTCAACCGCGGTCAGCACATCCTGCTGCCGATGATCACGCTGGTCCTGCTGCAGGTCGCGCTCTACAGCCGCTACCAGCGCAGCACCATGCTGGACGTGCTCGGCAGCGACTTCCTGCGCACCGCCCGGGCCAAGGGCCTGCGCCGGCGCCAGGCCCTGGTCAAGCACGGCCTGCGGACGGCCGTCCTGCCGGTGGTTCCGTTGCTGGTCTACAACATCGTGCTGCTCTTCACCGGCGCCACGATCACCGAGAAGACCTTCGGCTGGCACGGCATGGGTGAGTGGCTGGTCAGCTCCATCACCCGCAACGACATCAACTCGGTCGCCGCGGTGGGCCTGTTCACCGCCATCGTGGTGCTGATCGCCGGCCTGCTCTCCGACCTGTTGTACGCGGCACTCGACCCGCGCGTACGGACCTGA
- a CDS encoding dipeptide ABC transporter ATP-binding protein — MSTRTEEGIRPVSDTRLDTSKPVQEQPVLEVTDLRVAFPSEAGPVRAVRGVSYAVRPGEVLGIVGESGSGKSVSSMAVLGLLPDSARVTGSIRLAGRELLGLNDNQLSEIRGKEIGMVFQDPLSALTPVYSVGTQIVEALQIHQKMSRQQARERAIELLNVVGIPDPKRRVDNFPHEFSGGMRQRAVIAMAIANDPKVIIADEPTTALDVTIQAQVLEVLKKAQEVTGAAIVMITHDLGVIAGFADRVQVMYAGRPVEAGTVDEVYYTPRMPYTIGLLGSIPRLDDTDRQALTPIDGNPPSMVELGPGCPFAARCPIAIEICRESEPELTVRDGVGHPTACHRSAELAGELDPAGIYPLPELAPVTATARLPRAERPAVLELTNLTKHFPLTKGAIVKRKIGTVRAVDGITLDIREGETLGLVGESGCGKTTTLLEILDLPSGQAGTVTVFGKDIRGLRRADRKALRRDMQIVFQDPMAALDARMPIGDILAEPLKTHGWAKERIAARVPELLEMVGLDPDHADRYPAEFSGGQRQRISIARALALEPKLVILDEPVSALDVSIQAGVLNLLDELKSRLGLSYLFVAHDLSVVRHIADRIAVMYLGRIVELGATENLFAAPSHPYTQALLSAVPLPDPRKERERTRIMLTGDLPSPADVPSGCRFRNRCPKYLALDEAEQQRCRDEDPAERTLGEDHVAACHYAAALEVV; from the coding sequence ATGAGCACCCGTACCGAGGAAGGGATCCGACCGGTGAGCGACACCCGGCTGGACACGTCGAAGCCCGTGCAGGAGCAGCCCGTTCTGGAGGTGACCGACCTCCGGGTGGCCTTCCCCAGCGAGGCCGGCCCGGTGCGCGCGGTGCGCGGTGTCTCGTACGCCGTCCGGCCGGGCGAGGTGCTCGGCATCGTGGGCGAGTCCGGCTCCGGCAAGTCGGTCTCCTCGATGGCCGTGCTCGGCCTGCTGCCGGACTCCGCGCGGGTCACCGGCTCGATCAGGCTGGCCGGGCGCGAGCTGCTCGGACTGAACGACAACCAGCTGTCCGAGATCCGCGGCAAGGAGATCGGGATGGTCTTCCAGGACCCGCTCTCCGCCCTGACCCCGGTGTACAGCGTCGGTACCCAGATCGTCGAGGCGCTGCAGATCCACCAGAAGATGAGCAGGCAGCAGGCCCGCGAGCGGGCGATCGAGCTGCTGAACGTCGTCGGCATCCCCGACCCGAAGCGCCGGGTGGACAACTTCCCGCACGAGTTCTCCGGCGGCATGCGCCAGCGTGCGGTGATCGCGATGGCGATCGCCAACGACCCCAAGGTGATCATCGCCGACGAGCCCACCACCGCCCTCGACGTCACCATCCAGGCCCAGGTCCTGGAGGTGCTGAAGAAGGCCCAGGAGGTCACCGGCGCGGCGATCGTCATGATCACCCACGACCTCGGGGTGATCGCCGGCTTCGCCGACCGCGTCCAGGTGATGTACGCCGGGCGGCCGGTCGAGGCCGGCACCGTGGACGAGGTGTACTACACCCCCCGGATGCCGTACACCATCGGCCTGCTCGGCTCGATCCCGCGCCTGGACGACACCGATCGCCAGGCACTGACCCCGATCGACGGCAACCCGCCCTCGATGGTCGAGCTCGGCCCTGGCTGCCCCTTCGCCGCCCGCTGCCCGATCGCGATCGAGATCTGCCGGGAGAGCGAGCCGGAGCTGACCGTCCGCGACGGTGTCGGGCACCCGACCGCCTGCCACCGCAGCGCCGAGCTGGCCGGCGAGCTCGACCCGGCCGGCATCTACCCGCTGCCGGAGCTCGCGCCGGTCACCGCGACCGCCCGGCTGCCGCGCGCCGAGCGACCGGCCGTGCTCGAACTGACCAACCTCACCAAGCACTTCCCGCTCACCAAGGGCGCGATCGTCAAGCGCAAGATCGGCACCGTCCGGGCGGTGGACGGCATCACGCTGGACATCCGCGAGGGCGAGACGCTCGGTCTGGTCGGCGAGTCCGGCTGCGGGAAGACCACCACCCTGCTGGAGATCCTCGACCTGCCCAGCGGGCAGGCCGGCACCGTCACGGTGTTCGGCAAGGACATCCGCGGGCTGCGCCGGGCCGACCGCAAGGCCCTGCGCCGGGACATGCAGATCGTCTTCCAGGACCCGATGGCCGCCCTGGACGCCCGGATGCCGATCGGCGACATCCTGGCCGAGCCGCTGAAGACGCACGGTTGGGCCAAGGAGCGGATCGCCGCCCGCGTCCCCGAGCTGCTGGAGATGGTCGGCCTCGACCCCGACCACGCGGACCGCTACCCCGCCGAGTTCTCCGGCGGCCAGCGCCAGCGCATCTCGATCGCCCGCGCGCTCGCCCTGGAGCCCAAGCTGGTCATCCTGGACGAGCCGGTCTCCGCCCTGGACGTCTCCATCCAGGCCGGTGTGCTGAACCTGCTGGACGAGCTCAAGAGCCGGCTCGGCCTCAGCTACCTGTTCGTCGCGCACGACCTCTCCGTGGTACGGCACATCGCCGACCGGATCGCGGTGATGTACCTCGGCCGGATCGTCGAACTCGGCGCCACCGAGAACCTGTTCGCGGCTCCCTCGCACCCCTACACGCAGGCCCTGCTGTCCGCCGTGCCGCTGCCCGACCCGCGCAAGGAGCGGGAGCGCACCCGGATCATGCTCACCGGCGACCTGCCCAGCCCGGCCGACGTGCCGAGCGGCTGCCGGTTCCGCAACCGCTGCCCGAAGTACCTCGCGCTCGACGAGGCCGAGCAGCAGCGCTGCCGGGACGAGGATCCGGCCGAGCGCACGCTCGGCGAGGACCACGTGGCGGCCTGCCACTACGCGGCGGCCCTGGAGGTCGTCTAG
- a CDS encoding DUF6113 family protein — translation MTDRAPAPAATRRSLPARVLGTRAERLAEPRPPRTGRIVAYVVLFVLGGLVSLCGSFVQTLWTPAGLLLALAATAAVFYAGLRVTGTKLGAGAPVAGWFLVLIVLMVPRPEGDTVLWPSASSYAFLFVGSILGVICATLPTATSYLFGAPGPRR, via the coding sequence ATGACCGACCGCGCACCGGCCCCCGCCGCCACCCGCCGCTCGCTGCCCGCCCGGGTGCTCGGCACCCGCGCCGAGCGGCTGGCCGAACCCCGGCCGCCACGGACCGGCCGGATCGTCGCGTACGTCGTGCTGTTCGTGCTGGGCGGCCTGGTGTCGCTCTGTGGTTCCTTCGTGCAGACCCTGTGGACGCCGGCCGGGCTGTTGCTGGCGCTGGCCGCCACCGCCGCGGTGTTCTACGCCGGGCTGCGGGTGACCGGGACCAAACTGGGCGCGGGTGCTCCGGTGGCGGGCTGGTTCCTCGTCCTGATCGTGCTGATGGTGCCGCGCCCGGAGGGGGACACCGTGCTCTGGCCGAGCGCCTCCTCGTACGCGTTCCTGTTCGTCGGCTCGATTCTCGGCGTGATCTGCGCCACCCTGCCGACCGCGACGAGCTATCTCTTCGGGGCGCCCGGCCCGCGCCGGTGA
- a CDS encoding peptidoglycan binding domain-containing protein, translated as MSSRESDNAYPTPRRTGPDAYPSGTPPYGTPGIPDDAQSDPGAAPAEGDDVPKTETTLTTRVRINIPGSRPIPPVVVRSAVKNEEPAAERPAAAEPPGPRHRSAAPSSPVLGVMDGSARTATPPNLPPEWQTGEPGGQSEAESTGEWFRPRQRKGADPAPSPVPAGAPSTPSARPSANRSAEARPAAARAEPNRQNGPRPTPGPRPTGAPASPFGAPVEPEGPAASAAFDDGLPAGPFANDPFAADPFAAEALGPDAGASLPSRPRPQNGAPHNGAARNGGRPGAGPVRPEDTEIGGFEPIRDEGPATAAIPGLARTAPFAAQPGQGADPFAAQQPGQGADPFAPQRTGGQQDPFSPAAAGGRFPGSPGQGADPFAAQQPGAGTDPFAPGDPFATGPARPKTGSPAEPPAPAAPSAAEPASEPPAPRAAAPKRRGRGAKLAVYGAVLLLFAGAAAYGTGLMLNQSDIPKGTVVLGTGIGGSSRDQAIHQLDDTVGKAGQQPVKLKIGDQAVALDPTAAGLSFDTTGTVDDLTRHSYNPVDVITSLKGGDKAVPPQVKVDRAKLRAALDALATGSGQGLQEGYVKFTENGDIVVVPGKAGQAVDSAAAVDLVEQAYRDRAAGKPESLVTLPVAAAQPKVSPQALQAAADSLGKSVLNGNVHVSAGVKKFEFGKATAAVALTLAPDATGKIVLKWDDQQLTAKLAGAFDKMKFRQNGALVPITVKDVEAGIASVLDGSGDKDRTFKFPLT; from the coding sequence TTGAGCAGCCGCGAATCTGACAACGCGTACCCGACGCCCAGGCGTACGGGTCCGGACGCCTACCCGTCCGGCACGCCGCCGTACGGCACCCCGGGCATCCCCGACGACGCCCAGTCCGATCCGGGGGCCGCACCCGCCGAGGGCGACGACGTCCCGAAGACCGAGACCACGCTGACCACGAGGGTCCGGATCAACATCCCCGGCTCGCGCCCGATCCCGCCCGTGGTGGTCCGCAGCGCCGTCAAGAACGAGGAGCCGGCGGCCGAACGCCCGGCGGCCGCCGAGCCGCCCGGCCCCCGGCACCGCTCGGCGGCGCCCTCCTCCCCCGTGCTCGGGGTGATGGACGGCAGCGCCCGGACGGCGACCCCGCCGAACCTCCCGCCCGAGTGGCAGACCGGCGAGCCCGGCGGTCAGTCGGAGGCCGAGTCGACCGGCGAGTGGTTCCGGCCGCGCCAGCGCAAGGGCGCGGATCCCGCCCCGTCCCCGGTGCCCGCCGGCGCGCCCTCGACGCCCTCCGCCCGGCCGTCGGCGAACCGGTCGGCCGAGGCCCGGCCGGCCGCCGCCCGTGCGGAGCCGAACCGCCAGAACGGGCCCAGGCCCACCCCGGGACCGCGCCCCACCGGTGCGCCCGCCTCGCCGTTCGGCGCCCCGGTGGAGCCCGAGGGCCCGGCCGCCTCGGCGGCCTTCGACGACGGCCTGCCCGCCGGCCCGTTCGCGAACGACCCGTTCGCCGCCGACCCGTTCGCCGCCGAGGCCCTCGGTCCGGACGCCGGCGCTTCGCTGCCCTCCCGTCCCCGCCCGCAGAACGGCGCTCCTCACAACGGCGCCGCCCGGAACGGCGGCCGCCCGGGCGCCGGCCCCGTCCGGCCGGAGGACACCGAGATCGGTGGCTTCGAGCCGATCAGGGACGAGGGCCCGGCGACCGCCGCCATACCCGGCCTGGCCCGCACCGCTCCGTTCGCCGCGCAGCCCGGCCAGGGCGCCGACCCCTTCGCCGCGCAGCAGCCCGGCCAGGGCGCCGACCCCTTCGCCCCCCAGCGGACCGGTGGCCAGCAGGACCCGTTCTCCCCGGCCGCCGCCGGTGGCCGGTTCCCCGGCTCCCCCGGTCAGGGCGCCGACCCGTTCGCCGCCCAGCAGCCCGGCGCGGGCACCGACCCCTTCGCCCCCGGGGATCCGTTCGCGACCGGCCCGGCGCGCCCGAAGACCGGTTCACCGGCCGAGCCGCCGGCCCCGGCCGCCCCCTCCGCCGCGGAGCCCGCCTCCGAACCGCCGGCCCCCAGGGCGGCCGCTCCCAAGCGGCGCGGCCGAGGCGCCAAGCTGGCCGTGTACGGCGCCGTCCTGCTGCTGTTCGCCGGCGCCGCCGCGTACGGCACCGGACTGATGCTCAACCAGTCGGACATCCCCAAGGGCACCGTGGTGCTCGGCACGGGCATCGGCGGCAGTAGCCGTGACCAGGCGATCCACCAGCTCGACGACACCGTCGGCAAGGCCGGCCAGCAGCCGGTCAAGCTGAAGATCGGCGACCAGGCGGTCGCCCTCGACCCGACCGCGGCCGGCCTCAGCTTCGACACCACCGGCACGGTGGACGACCTGACCCGGCACAGCTACAACCCGGTCGACGTGATCACCTCGCTGAAGGGCGGCGACAAGGCCGTGCCGCCGCAGGTGAAGGTCGACCGCGCCAAGCTCAGGGCCGCCCTCGACGCCCTGGCCACCGGCTCCGGTCAGGGCCTGCAGGAGGGCTACGTCAAGTTCACCGAGAACGGCGACATCGTCGTGGTTCCGGGCAAGGCCGGCCAGGCGGTGGACTCCGCCGCCGCGGTGGACCTGGTCGAGCAGGCCTACCGGGACCGTGCCGCCGGGAAGCCGGAGTCGCTGGTCACCCTGCCGGTCGCGGCCGCGCAGCCGAAGGTGTCGCCGCAGGCCCTGCAGGCCGCGGCGGACAGCCTGGGCAAGTCCGTGCTGAACGGCAACGTGCACGTGTCGGCGGGCGTCAAGAAGTTCGAGTTCGGGAAGGCCACGGCCGCCGTGGCCCTCACGCTCGCCCCCGACGCGACCGGGAAGATCGTCCTGAAGTGGGACGACCAGCAGCTCACCGCCAAGCTGGCCGGAGCCTTCGACAAGATGAAGTTCCGCCAGAACGGCGCCCTGGTGCCGATCACCGTGAAGGACGTCGAGGCCGGCATCGCCTCGGTCCTGGACGGCAGCGGCGACAAGGACCGGACGTTCAAGTTCCCGCTCACCTGA
- a CDS encoding ABC transporter family substrate-binding protein: MKHSRIPLALVATVAVGSLTLSACGSSGGSADSSAKATEAPKITAIDVNAQDRSALKQGGTMTYAIDQFSSQWNPLEADGNEDSTVQVAKALMPTLWRSDAGGTQKPNPAYLVDAKAETKDGKQVVTWTLNPKAKWSDGTPITWKDIELNWKAQNGKDTNFKPASTTGFELVESVVKGADDYQAIMTFSTPFSEWQGMFNSVANAPLFPGSQLDTADKFNTSYVDAIPVTAGPFKFGSFDKTAQTVTVVADPNWWGDKPILDKVVYKAMDTSAMPKAFANGEVDFYNNGPDPAGFKAIQGTADGAVREAGGPNFRHVQLNGKSPLLTDANVRQAIFQAIDRDTIAKADLNGLNWPASALNNRLLVANQNGYKDNSNGLSKFDPEAAKKKLDAAGWKLDGDVRKKDGKELNLKLVIPAGVTVAQNESSMMTEMLKNVGVKITTFTAPSNEFFDKYIYKFDFDMTVYALLGTPFPASGSKANFGATGGSNYSQVGSAEADAAMDKAASATDVTTEFQQINKADEELWKVAGNIPLYQRPAIFGAKKNLANIGAEGLSDVVWENVGFQK, encoded by the coding sequence TTGAAGCACAGCAGAATTCCGCTCGCCCTGGTCGCCACCGTCGCGGTCGGCTCCCTCACCCTCAGCGCCTGCGGCTCCAGCGGCGGCAGCGCGGACTCCAGCGCCAAGGCGACCGAGGCTCCGAAGATCACCGCGATCGACGTCAACGCGCAGGACCGCTCCGCCCTCAAGCAGGGTGGCACGATGACCTACGCGATCGACCAGTTCTCCAGCCAGTGGAACCCGCTGGAGGCGGACGGCAACGAGGACTCGACCGTCCAGGTCGCCAAGGCCCTGATGCCGACCCTGTGGCGCTCGGACGCCGGTGGCACCCAGAAGCCGAACCCGGCCTACCTGGTGGACGCCAAGGCCGAGACCAAGGACGGCAAGCAGGTCGTCACCTGGACGCTGAACCCCAAGGCCAAGTGGTCGGACGGCACGCCGATCACCTGGAAGGACATCGAGCTCAACTGGAAGGCCCAGAACGGCAAGGACACCAACTTCAAGCCCGCCAGCACCACGGGCTTCGAGCTGGTCGAGAGCGTCGTCAAGGGTGCCGACGACTACCAGGCGATCATGACCTTCTCCACCCCGTTCTCGGAGTGGCAGGGCATGTTCAACTCGGTCGCCAACGCGCCGCTGTTCCCGGGCAGCCAGCTGGACACCGCGGACAAGTTCAACACCTCGTACGTGGACGCGATCCCGGTCACCGCCGGCCCGTTCAAGTTCGGCAGCTTCGACAAGACCGCGCAGACCGTCACCGTGGTGGCCGACCCCAACTGGTGGGGCGACAAGCCGATCCTGGACAAGGTCGTCTACAAGGCCATGGACACCTCGGCGATGCCGAAGGCCTTCGCCAACGGCGAGGTCGACTTCTACAACAACGGCCCGGACCCGGCCGGCTTCAAGGCCATCCAGGGCACCGCGGACGGCGCGGTCCGCGAGGCGGGCGGCCCGAACTTCCGCCACGTGCAGCTGAACGGCAAGAGCCCGCTGCTCACCGACGCCAACGTGCGCCAGGCCATCTTCCAGGCGATCGACCGCGACACCATCGCCAAGGCCGACCTGAACGGCCTCAACTGGCCGGCCAGCGCGCTCAACAACCGCCTGCTGGTCGCCAACCAGAACGGCTACAAGGACAACTCGAACGGTCTCAGCAAGTTCGACCCCGAGGCCGCGAAGAAGAAGCTGGACGCGGCCGGCTGGAAGCTCGACGGTGACGTCCGCAAGAAGGACGGCAAGGAGCTCAACCTCAAGCTGGTCATCCCGGCCGGTGTCACGGTGGCCCAGAACGAGTCGTCGATGATGACCGAGATGCTCAAGAACGTCGGCGTGAAGATCACCACCTTCACCGCCCCGTCGAACGAGTTCTTCGACAAGTACATCTACAAGTTCGACTTCGACATGACGGTCTACGCGCTGCTCGGCACGCCGTTCCCGGCCTCCGGCTCGAAGGCCAACTTCGGTGCCACCGGCGGCTCCAACTACTCGCAGGTCGGCAGCGCCGAGGCCGACGCCGCGATGGACAAGGCCGCCTCGGCGACCGACGTGACCACCGAGTTCCAGCAGATCAACAAGGCCGACGAGGAGCTGTGGAAGGTCGCGGGCAACATCCCGCTGTACCAGCGCCCGGCCATCTTCGGCGCCAAGAAGAACCTGGCCAACATCGGTGCCGAGGGCCTCTCGGACGTTGTCTGGGAGAACGTCGGCTTCCAGAAGTGA
- a CDS encoding ABC transporter permease → MSTQTTPGTTGTTDGGAAAPAPAKARSSRSRLTMRRFVRNRLALVGLAVLVLLFLAAYLGPLFNKWTYEQHDYLAFTSPPTSGHWFGTTQSGQDLFALTMRGLQKSLVIGLLVGVLATLMAATAGAFSAYFGGWTDRSLMWLVDLLLVMPSFLILAVLSPLFRTSGWLIFVLLISIFSWMITGRVVRSMTLTLKDREFVKAAKYMGVPGPVIIFRHIVPNMASLLIIDSVIQVGAAVVFESTLSYFGFGIQAPDVSLGTVISANESNATTYPWLFFFPAAFLVLIGLAVSFIGDGLRDALDPNSANAKAKWAKEMDQHADLSLAGAPGKASEVLNPS, encoded by the coding sequence ATGAGCACCCAGACCACACCCGGCACCACCGGCACCACCGACGGCGGGGCCGCCGCCCCGGCACCCGCCAAGGCCCGCAGCAGCCGCTCCCGGCTGACCATGCGCCGCTTCGTCCGCAACCGGCTCGCGCTGGTCGGCCTGGCGGTCCTGGTCCTGCTGTTCCTGGCCGCCTACCTCGGGCCGCTGTTCAACAAGTGGACCTACGAGCAGCACGACTACCTCGCCTTCACCTCCCCACCCACCTCGGGCCACTGGTTCGGCACCACCCAGAGCGGCCAGGACCTCTTCGCCCTGACCATGCGCGGGCTGCAGAAGTCCCTGGTGATCGGCCTGCTGGTGGGCGTGCTGGCCACCCTGATGGCCGCCACCGCCGGCGCGTTCTCCGCCTACTTCGGCGGCTGGACGGACCGCTCGCTGATGTGGCTCGTCGACCTGCTGCTGGTCATGCCCAGCTTCCTGATCCTCGCGGTGCTCTCCCCGCTGTTCCGCACCTCGGGCTGGCTGATCTTCGTCCTGCTGATCTCGATCTTCAGCTGGATGATCACCGGTCGGGTGGTCCGCAGCATGACGCTGACCCTCAAGGACCGCGAGTTCGTCAAGGCCGCCAAGTACATGGGCGTGCCCGGCCCGGTCATCATCTTCCGGCACATCGTGCCGAACATGGCCTCGCTGCTGATCATCGACTCGGTGATCCAGGTCGGCGCGGCGGTGGTCTTCGAGTCCACGCTGTCGTACTTCGGCTTCGGCATCCAGGCGCCCGACGTCTCGCTGGGCACCGTGATCTCCGCGAACGAGAGCAACGCCACCACGTACCCGTGGCTGTTCTTCTTCCCCGCCGCCTTCCTGGTCCTGATCGGCCTCGCGGTCTCCTTCATCGGTGACGGCCTGCGTGACGCGCTGGACCCGAACTCGGCCAACGCGAAGGCCAAGTGGGCCAAGGAGATGGACCAGCACGCGGACCTCTCGCTCGCCGGCGCCCCCGGCAAGGCCTCCGAGGTGCTGAACCCGTCATGA